GTATATGTGTTTGCTAATAATAACTCAAGATCAAGAATTTGGTACtttctttgtatttaaattgtttttcctcAGTCAATAAATGCACCAGTGgcagtttttaaacttaagccACTTTCATGAGATTCTAGTGCTTAAGTCCATTGTTATAcattaatttctctttaataGCTTTTGAATGGCTTCAGAGAtcaatatgatatttttatctataaattgcTAAAATTGTTTGATTACGATGGGATTTTGTGATAAATGATCACATGCAATATTGAGAAAAAACGTTTTACTAATTGTTGCAGAATACactgttataaaaaaagcatatttataaaacgtttacatttcaatttcaaaatatgtaaaagttggaaaaaactgAAGCATGGGCTTAGAACTTACTAACTCAAATATATATTCACACATATTACCtaagagtttaaaatataatattttttctatttttgattttttttttcaatttattcctTAGGTTagcataaaaaatcaaaattcactTTTAGAATATAGAGGTAAGAAATTCAaagtaaatctaaatttattttcttattctatGGTTTTGTGcaagttgattttaaaatagacactaacttaataaaaaatgtactaaacATTCATGAATTAcatcttttgttttttactgtACACACTATATTGGTTATCTCTGACCAGCTATTTCTCAATACTTAGACTTGACTTAGTTACTTTTGTCttaacttcaaaaatgtttttaaaagtagcaGGCAAGCATTAGTCCCAAATgaccaaataaaaattacaactaaacATGTATGCTGAATTAAACTCTTTTAATGTTAATGCTAGTTTGTTTCAGTATCTTGTTCTATTATTCTACCAAAACAGAATTGactttgcaaatttttgttctgtcaaaactttattacattCTCTACAAGAAACTGAGATTTcaattgcttcttttttctttttttcaagatCATCTCTAAACTGGATGACACCATTTAGAAAATTTGTCTCATGTAGAAAATACTGACATTCAAGAAACTAAACAGATTTCGCACAGCAGATGTGAAACTTGTTTCTAAAGTgtccttttttatattaaaattcggTCACATTTACCCTAATAATTgagttttcaacaaatttaagaGGAATTTGCAACTCAACTTCTAAGTATATgacaccattttaaaaaatgaatgtagtagtaataaaaaaaaacttaaaaaatttaattttgggcattgtttttaatttttattttataacgcacagcttatatatttattttatatttttattttattaaagaaactaaataaatttcgcACAGCAGATGTGAAACTTGTTTCTAAAGTgtccttttttatattaaaattcggTCACATTTACCCTAATAATTgagttttcaacaaatttaagaGGAATTTGCAACTCAACTTCTAAGTATATgacaccttttaaaaaaatgaatgtagtagtaataaaaaaaaacttaaaaaatttaattttgggcattgtttttaatttttattttataacgcacagcttatatatttattttatatttttattttattaaagaaactaaataaatttcgcACAGCAGATGTGAAACTTGTTTCTAAAGTgtccttttttatattaaaattcggTCACATTTACCCTAATAATTgagttttcaacaaatttaagaGGAATTTGCAACTCAACTTCTAAGTATATgacaccattttaaaaaatgaatgtaatagtaataaaaaaaaactttaaaaaatgtaattttgggcattgtttttaatttttattttataaccgtcattgaacagtcgacccattTCTAGGTTTActattaccaatgttcaactccatatccttgcaattttgataccaatccagaaaacaagcaAGCTCCTAGATCAGTAGTCCgggaagtattgatttgttataggaacatggagtACTTTGTGACCAGACatatttaacatgcaccagtcaccatttactgcatgGGGAGTCTCCGGCCGGCAGGGATAAGTGGGAAAATAACTTCTAAAGTGgaatttgtaacaataaaaattattcttatcttGACATAAATATAAGACTTTGATAGCCATTTTCagacaaaattacaactaatcTTCAAATTGCATGGCGGCATTAACAAAAAATGACTCATTATAAGTATAATATTGATgcccaaaataatatttttgcaaattattgttttggGGGCAAATGcgtaaaatgaattcaaaacttTGACGCAAATAATATTACCTGGCAAGAGTGATATAGCACCATCTTCAGCAGTGGTTATTATAGGCATCCATCTTTCACAGCCTTGAGTCTCTCGCTTTTTGGCAAACTGTTTTAAATCATGATATGACTGAAGTGGTAAGAGACGAGACAACTCGTATACTTGAGGAGGAGCAAGGAATACTGTGCCAGTTAAATTATCCTCCAACATCTCATCTGGAGTGGCccactacaaaaaaataaagatataaataaataaaaccatatttataaAGTCATTATCAACTCCGATACAATTGTTGCAGTTATGATTAAGATCaagaaaatgtaagtttttattcagaacagtataattgttttaattagaattaaaataatgaaactggTCCAGAATGTCTACACACAATTCttaaatggtaaataaataatttcaagaaactgAAACGGAGTAAatatacttgattaaaaacatcattggctacaaaaatatgaagatagTAATAAAACTGAGCCTGttttcaagtgctcaaaaacgaaatacttgtttaaaaatttcattggttACAAAAATATGAGGAGGGTAACAAATCTGGACATATTTCAAGTGCTAAAAAATAGGAGCCTTTTAAGATTTGCCAGATGTGCTTGCAGAAAACAAAgggatttgaaacataaaaacgaaaaaagggatttgcaaacaaaaaattaagaataaaggtgacaaataaagcTAGAAAAACCAAAGTAGCCAagagtgaaaaagaaaattgaataaagatgaaaaaccAAATATAGAAAAACTGCTGTGGCTGAGAGAGGCAAATTAGggcaaaatgcatttccatgtGCTATGAAGAGGTAGTGAGGAACCAGTCATTAAAAAGGGAATTGGCATATTATTGACTCtcttattaaaaacacaaattaattgattttattatttttttagctattttatatttcaaattactttttcccCCTTTCCTTTCTGGCAAATTTTGATAATCGACACCTATTTTTCAGTGCTTGAAACATGctgactttaattattaaattcatatttttataagtcagtgaagttttttttttaatcaaggaattctcaaatatgataaatataatagttaGAGCCGatatggctcagaggatagagcttTTGCCTTCCAATGcagcgaaccgggttcgaatcccactcgatacgaattccggaTTCGGCTTTCaatgaccacagtgctgacgtgaaatatcctcagtggtagacaggtcatgggttagagtccccttgccgttaggctaaccgtgggaggctctcgtggtcttcctctccatgtaatacaAATGTGGGTTatctccatcaaaaaatcctccacgaaggcaaatttctcccaacacttgatccaggagttcccttgtttctggattgggttcaaaatgacaaggttgcggagttgaacataagtagtcataaactcataaaattgggtcggctgttcaacgatggttatatacaaatatatataatagttataagacatgaaaaagtaattttcaaaataaacaaaactttaacatATTCCAGGGTTGGTTCATAGCCAAATAGAATAtagccaaaattaaaaaaaaagtatcaaaaaattactaaaataataagttagCAAATGCTTTTAACAGAAACGTAATTGAGAGAAGGTAAATTATTAGTCTTTTCAATCTCCAGCCATTTGTATAAAGAGCAACATTTAACAAGCTTTCATGAAGGAatcaaagttttataatttttccttttattttcaacattcgTTTGTAGTGAATCATCATTTAttccttttgtttaataaatattgttccaTGTGTgattttagcaacaaaaaaaagggatgtgttgttttatttagcattttttatgagtcttttgaaaaaatactactGTAGCAGAAACCCCTaacattatctaaaaatataaggttatttcatttcattaatgttCAGAAAATGCACGCTACCAGAAAGTGAATCTGATCATTAAATACACGGTTGTTCGagatgttttctttatttttttatttgcttattgcagataaaacaataaatcttatttaaaagaaaattatcattagGATCagttatagaaaattaattgcataaaacttaataaataaaaaaataataattaattgtagtAACATACTCTCATCACAGTAACTTCACCCTGATCAAGCAATACATCTGGTTGGCGAGGCAAACAACACAAATAAAACATAGTATCATAACGACGGTGACCTACAGAAGTAGGAGTCAGCCAATCAGACCATTCATACAATGACCAGATATCTGGACACATATGAGTTTCTaaacataaatctaaaaatgcATATGCATCATTGTGAACTCTTTCTTGCCATTCCCGGATGTCGATGTTCTTCGATAAGAGGGTGTGCGTTGTTGCTTCTTGGGAAGTTTCCAGGGATGGATTTGTTAACAGAACTATTCCAGATTCTTCAAATGTCTCTCTTAAAGCAGCAATTCGGAAGCCAATATCTGCCGGCAGGTAATCTTCATTTGGTTCAGCTTGTTTAGATTTCAAAGTTACTGGGTCTGTAACCATTGGTGGTCTTTGACTaccaaaatttgagcaaaatttcaTCAATTCGTTTCTACTAAAACCTAGTTTGTCGAACACAGACCACCATAAAGGTGAAAAGTCAGCTACTTCCACCAATCCGCCAGGAAAGACAAAAGCATTAGCCATGAATGAGCTTAAGCCACTTCTTTTCATCAGGAGTATTTTGTAATCAGGAGTGCTTTGCTTGTTGGTATAGTTCCATTTAGCTGAGCCCATGACTTCTGCAAGATTCTTCCCTTTAGCAACGACATCGTGGAGTGATAGACGAGATGCTATGATTAAGCTTGATGCTTCTCTCCATGGTTGACTTGCCATTATAgctgcaaaacaaaaattaaaaataaagaaaactattgaaaataaataatttcactactctaaaaacaatcaataagtcaaaataaaagttagtcactgcaataaaaagtaaaatattataaattattatgtttacacgttaaatattttaaaaaatcctattattaaatattttaaaaccgatTCCCTTTTATGGTGTTTTctttagtttcaaaaacaacGCCTAATTACCTTCgaaacatcaaaatattaaaaattgcattggtGTAAGGAATGGGTGATTTATGCAATAGTTTTTGTGATCCCTCTccaagttttatcaaaaataagcaattgTTTTTGTCAGTTGACTTTTCAAATGATCCAGATCATAGTTTTCATATgacattattattctttatttaataataaattcgcATCAATAATGTAAATGATTCTAtcagaaatacaaaactataataaaataatttataattttagagaataataaaatacaattaaaaatttttagaaaattatagaaCATTCTTATAGTTTGATCGTTCTGCTTCAAATACACAAATCAGATTCTCAATTTCTAAGCATATATTTCAgacgaatattttattttaatgaaaaaaatacaaaaaattatacagtcAATGCagcattggaaaatattttgcataaaaaagaataaacatttttaattctgcACAAAATCTTTTGTTTGTAAGAAAAAGAGGTGGATGAAATATCTCAACTCTTTTTCTGACATTAAgacgaattaaaaaatttttgtctgtTTTCGAAGGgcagtttcaaaatttctttgagCTTGCTCCAAAAACTCTAAGTTAGGAAATTGACATaacaaaaatagcttaaatGTCTGTTAAAAGCCTTTTAAAAACTTGCAATGTAGAGAAATCTGAATTATTTTGCCGCTgagtgatttaaatcatttcaaccctaataaaaagacaaaaagaaattttttctaaggtCTTGAAGCTAGGCAAAAGTtctcgttaatttttaaataaagtatagacatatttcaatatttaaaaaaaattgattcaaattaaaaatatttgactcaATAGTTAAGGCACTGAATTGTCATTGTGCAGAACTGGGGATCGATCCACAGTGGACACTTGAAGCTCACCCAGTTTCAGATCAATGGGTACTAGCTTCGCTGGGAAGTAAAAGCGGCCTGTGCACAATTGCAGACCACATCACTACAACCATGCCATTGGTCAcaaaattgtggagccttaagCTCCATCACTCCCCTGGAATCCAGTTGggggaatgctttactttttttcttaattcaaaaagaaaatctctAATATTCTACAAGACTAATGTTAAAATGAGAACACATTTTCCACAGAACAGTTACTCTTACGGTTAAcgttaatatttcataaaacagcaaaatatgtttattgatgatcttttaataatttttgaaacacattaaaatcttaaattttagtgAGGTATTTTTCACagctatttatcatttttaaacttttacctCATCTTGTACATACCTTTATAAATAGCCAAGTGATATTGCCCGATTCTTGtacttaacaataatttaaaaaagattcagCGACTAACTAGCCCAGAATTGACTATGAGTTTTACCCGTCAAGTTTGAGCTTTAATCTCTTATGTTATTCTTAGTTCTTCACGGACTACTACTCGGTTGTCTCTAAGACTTTCCAATCACTTTGGGTGTCAACCGCTTCGTCCCACATCGTTacagaaatttttctatttaggGCATGGAGCAAAGAAATAATAAGCCACATTTCTAAGTTGTTATGGAAAAccttttttatgcaaaataccACAACTCCCATGTAGGCAATACGAAGTTTTTATGTATTGTTCTGTCCTCtaagcagtgtttcccaaacttatgacttttgtgtaccctttctaaattttacgtaaccctgtgtaccactaatacaaaaatgaatgtttttttactataaaaattgcacaaaagttaaaaatcacaactggctatTGACGCcgctaattattaactgttaactcggCAAAAAATAGGccatagaaaaatacgtaatcgtaaattttcatggctagctttgtttttaaataaaaatttttgtttgttgcaagatatttcgcataagaacgcgtccccccactaaactgttcccgtatccctgggggtacgcgtaccacactttggaaAACACTGCTCTAATGGAAAGTTTAGAaacttatcaaatatttatcagaaaatcatattaaacagtaaaaaagtcacttttgaaaaaaaaaattttttgcttatcaCAATGGTAGGAAGTAGTGAGctacaagtataaaaaaaaaactagaatcatttcttttctgtaatttatagtGCAGTgtgctactttttaaaagaagtagtgAAGTCagcagtgataaaaaaaaatagcagctTATACTGATTTCTGGCAAATACTTTTAACGtcagttaagtaaaaaaattaggttcaagaatttttatcaaatctgAAAGAATTACAAAGCTGCGAGTTATTTCACTTAATATAtcctatatatataataactataatatttaaactagcaattacgaataatatttcatttattattttggtcATACCTTGGAATGAACTCTGAAGAATACTTGATGCTTTTTCAAGGGAATCGAGCATATTTTCTCTGTAATTATTCGTGTACTTAATTGctcagagaaaataataaagtataaacactcgacaaaattgcaaatatttcatagaTCCTTAGCatttcttgaattaatttttgaaggcTAAGAGCaccaattcataaaaaaaaaggtttagaaTAACAAACTGACTCATATacacatgaataaatatttcttaatagttTCTCATGTTTAACTaagtcaaattattttcaaaacccTATTGAACATGGGTGTAAATCGAGATCcttaacaatgtttaaaaaaaaataaaatactgtagTCTCTAGCgactacatttcaaaataagtgtAGCATCACCAGTAGCAGTAAACTACATTAGCAATAAAGTAGTAGTAGTAGCAGTCAACTACATCTGTAATAATGTAGTTGTAATTTCagttaactacaaaaaaaaaaaatttaagcgaaaaatGCAGTATTCATAGATGTGATGGAAAAGCTGAATACAAATATTGATATactaatttatcaatataaCCTTAAGGCAAgaaaaatttcgaagaaaaagggtagaaataaaaatagtgaaaatgataaaataaagtttcctttaaattaattaagattaataaaaactagagaatcaaaattttatttaaaatagctaatCGATAattagctattttaaatataattaactctAACTTATAGAGCTATATAAAGTAATTAACTATAAACTTGCAGAcctatataaaaagaaaatgggtGTACTaacagagaataaaaataaattataaaatcattagaCTATATTAATTCTTACTACAATAtactggaataaatatttagtaccATGATTACTAAACAggaaaaatttttgtcatttaacattgttaactttcagttttatttaatagttcaaTAACTCTACACATATGACATATGTGCAAGATGGTACACTGATTTTAAAGGTCCTTTCTCTATCTTGTTAGTTATTCTAAAAGAGTTTAATTCTgctgcaaattatttatttattagtgtacattattttgcataaataaaagaattctctgcaaattttttttgtaggtaATTCTGCAATTTTTGGAATTTCTGCTATGATGCATACTGTTGCaattatcactttaaaatatgcaGCTTTGCATATGTGTacaatttagcaattttacttttataaaatatttattgataacacaattgtgttatttttttaaattttgtttggagaaaaaaaagatttttcataactcattaaaattaaataaaatttccatcctttaattgcaatatttacTATAATGTAAAATGAATTAGGTAGTTAATGTTGTTTGTAACAACAGAAGAGACCATTAACACTTAtcactttgaataaaaatgctttaaaagcaAAGCTGTAAATGActtgatatttcttaaaaattataagttacatttacaaaaaaaattaacaatgctaaaataaatattctttacttcttaatatatttaattatctgaaatacaaatttaaagataaacaaatataccatgagttttaaatttcaacgatataatataattcaataatgatataaatatgtttttattcataaaattcatttcataataGATAAGATTTGCATGAAGGATTAGTATCCACgaaatgttatgaaattttattaggtatttttactttatcaacaaaaaaacttaatattatttctatgtCGTAtcaatctaatattaaaaaaactttccttaACATTTACACTTACAATCTGTACTAAAACACTTAAATTGTCTAGTGTTTGCAACTGTAAGAATCAACGGAGTAACCTTAAAATCTTGTATGCAAAATTTACCAACATGACTTAtagatttatatacatttaaaactttaaaattcttcaacaTGATTAGATTCCACTAAAATATAATCGAAGTAATTATATTGCACATAATGTAACCGACACTATTTACGACTACATCGCAAAATAACATacacaaaacataatacacctAAGCATACGCAAAATAAACACATCATCACGTGTCAAACATAATCAACATCACGATATACTACTgccatctgttgaggaatagAAGAACCAAGATGAAAGAATGCCAAGAATGTTACCTGTTTTTAGAACGGAGATGCAGTGTTCCGCTCTTGAAGGAAGTTGGTTTGGAACTAAACAGAGAAAGGACTCAGGTGATGTGTATAAGCGGCTTTACCGCAAGGATGACGACgtttttttgctttcacttcGTCAAACTGAAGCGGACTTTTTGAAGGTGATCAAACATTAGTTTGGTCAAGGCCGATATCTGAAATAAAACGGCAGTGGGTCAATTTCATTGGTGTATTTAACCGAAGGGAAACTGGTTTTGTTTTTggaaatatcaaaagaaaatattattttattccataataattattt
This window of the Parasteatoda tepidariorum isolate YZ-2023 chromosome 4, CAS_Ptep_4.0, whole genome shotgun sequence genome carries:
- the LOC107442404 gene encoding acyl-coenzyme A diphosphatase NUDT19 isoform X1; this encodes MLKNFKVLNVYKSISHVGKFCIQDFKVTPLILTVANTRQFKCFSTDSIMASQPWREASSLIIASRLSLHDVVAKGKNLAEVMGSAKWNYTNKQSTPDYKILLMKRSGLSSFMANAFVFPGGLVEVADFSPLWWSVFDKLGFSRNELMKFCSNFGSQRPPMVTDPVTLKSKQAEPNEDYLPADIGFRIAALRETFEESGIVLLTNPSLETSQEATTHTLLSKNIDIREWQERVHNDAYAFLDLCLETHMCPDIWSLYEWSDWLTPTSVGHRRYDTMFYLCCLPRQPDVLLDQGEVTVMRWATPDEMLEDNLTGTVFLAPPQVYELSRLLPLQSYHDLKQFAKKRETQGCERWMPIITTAEDGAISLLPGDDLYPTDPDFEGIRKPIEFENGLEALRAKSKNLHRMEIRGPQCTMYCNVTPSCGHLQPLTFKSSQPIVQSFL
- the LOC107442404 gene encoding acyl-coenzyme A diphosphatase NUDT19 isoform X2, translating into MASQPWREASSLIIASRLSLHDVVAKGKNLAEVMGSAKWNYTNKQSTPDYKILLMKRSGLSSFMANAFVFPGGLVEVADFSPLWWSVFDKLGFSRNELMKFCSNFGSQRPPMVTDPVTLKSKQAEPNEDYLPADIGFRIAALRETFEESGIVLLTNPSLETSQEATTHTLLSKNIDIREWQERVHNDAYAFLDLCLETHMCPDIWSLYEWSDWLTPTSVGHRRYDTMFYLCCLPRQPDVLLDQGEVTVMRWATPDEMLEDNLTGTVFLAPPQVYELSRLLPLQSYHDLKQFAKKRETQGCERWMPIITTAEDGAISLLPGDDLYPTDPDFEGIRKPIEFENGLEALRAKSKNLHRMEIRGPQCTMYCNVTPSCGHLQPLTFKSSQPIVQSFL